From one Perca flavescens isolate YP-PL-M2 chromosome 19, PFLA_1.0, whole genome shotgun sequence genomic stretch:
- the si:dkey-85k7.11 gene encoding endonuclease domain-containing 1 protein, giving the protein MHLFCTCALSFSLLMASPLVSASVSNSFKDCSHFFYMQTPPVGMKGTNLRRVCQKYADKQRYATLYDSSRHLPLYSAYIFKKSDGKRRMDTPWMYEPQLVSDDESGNMRALPLTEDTPPLIEDSQAVLEDYTDAVEYRRGPLNPDLHQSQPDDKSSTYTLTNVVPLITNFLDASWNPYLDIIRRRLNNFCHGTSFVVTGVTVSGGTLKRDNKDRLAIPKHLWLAYCCPRFDHNSPYEVRFMFPSYGGYALNEQTDHSVVEVPLKTLEIFLKSQSDIDSDLTIFYKGCVSENSFRKKREPTSVSVSRDNPERDEHG; this is encoded by the exons ATGCATCTGTTTTGCACCTGCGCCCTATCCTTCTCCCTGCTGATGGCGTCCCCCCTGGTGAGTGCCAGTGTGTCCAACAGCTTCAAAGACTGCAGCCATTTTTTCTACATGCAGACACCACCTGTAGGGATGAAGGGCACCAACCTGAGGAGGGTCTGCCAGAAGTATGCAGACAAACAGCGCTACGCCACGTTGTATGACAGCAGTCGGCACCTCCCCCTCTACTCAGCCTACATCTTTAAGAAGTCTGATGGGAAGAGGAGGATGGACACACCATGGATGTATGAGCCACAG TTGGTTTCTGATGATGAGAGTGGCAACATGAGAGCCCTTCCCCTTACTGAAGACACCCCCCCTCTGATTGAGGACAGCCAAGCTGTGCTGGAGGACTACACAGATGCTGTAGAATATAGACGTGGCCCACTGAATCCTGACctgcaccaatcacagccaGATGACAAATCCTCCACATATACTCTGACTAATGTAGTCCCCTTAATCACAAACTTCCTGGACGCTTCCTGGAACCCATACTTGGACATCATCCGCCGCCGCCTCAACAACTTCTGCCACGGCACATCTTTCGTGGTGACAGGGGTGACCGTTTCTGGGGGGACCCTCAAACGAGATAACAAGGACCGACTCGCAATCCCAAAACACCTATGGCTGGCTTACTGCTGCCCGCGGTTTGACCATAACTCTCCGTATGAGGTGAGGTTCATGTTCCCAAGTTATGGGGGCTATGCACTGAATGAACAGACTGACCACAGCGTGGTGGAAGTCCCTCTGAAGACTCTGGAGATCTTCCTAAAGAGCCAGTCAGACATAGACAGTGACCTGACTATTTTCTACAAGGGGTGTGTGTCAGAAAACAGCTTCAGGAAGAAGAGAGAGCCGACCAGTGTTTCAGTATCAAGGGACAATCCTGAACGGGATGAACATGGATAA
- the LOC114545640 gene encoding endonuclease domain-containing 1 protein-like, giving the protein MAFWAKTFLLASIITSVVRGRVEKELSPECRQFLYMGTPPTGLKHHSLQFICQRYNKKPRYMTLYNTADHIPVYSAYTFKRSDGDKCADVPWMYEPQLSTSSGTDEMQPFPRGYMHMNFEDAQAVLDDYTNAILYERGTLNPDGHQDDPDDKASTYTLTNVVPMVPDFNIRVWNEQEHIIRKRLNNYCRGTAYIVTGITTSGKMIRRENMNRIAVPAYLWSAYCCIDYDHNAPYDVRYKFPSFAHYGLNEEDNEVVEISVQKLKEFLRKTTFVGQNFQIFVGDCVPPGSSKTL; this is encoded by the exons ATGGCGTTTTGGGCGAAGACTTTCCTGCTTGCCAGCATAATAACATCAGTGGTGAGAGGCAGAGTGGAAAAAGAGCTGTCTCCCGAGTGCAGACAATTCCTCTACATGGGAACACCACCGACCGGGCTGAAGCACCACTCCCTCCAGTTCATTTGTCAACGTTACAACAAGAAGCCACGCTACATGACGCTCTACAACACTGCGGACCACATCCCTGTGTACTCAGCATACACTTTCAAACGCTCAGATGGGGACAAATGCGCAGATGTCCCATGGATGTACGAACCGCAG CTATCCACATCCTCTGGCACAGATGAGATGCAGCCCTTCCCACGTGGCTACATGCACATGAATTTCGAAGATGCCCAAGCTGTTCTGGATGATTATACAAACGCCATCCTTTACGAGCGTGGCACCCTCAACCCAGACGGGCACCAGGACGATCCTGATGACAAGGCCTCCACATACACCCTCACCAATGTCGTGCCCATGGTGCCCGACTTCAACATCAGAGTCTGGAACGAACAGGAGCACATCATCCGCAAACGGCTCAACAACTACTGCCGTGGAACAGCTTACATCGTCACAGGTATCACCACCTCAGGAAAGATGATCCGCCGGGAGAACATGAACCGCATAGCAGTGCCCGCATACTTGTGGTCCGCTTATTGCTGCATTGACTACGACCACAACGCACCGTATGATGTGCGCTATAAGTTCCCATCTTTTGCTCACTACGGCCTGAATGAGGAAGACAATGAGGTGGTGGAAATCTCCGTCCAGAAGCTGAAGGAGTTCCTCAGGAAGACAACCTTCGTAGGCCAGAACTTTCAGATCTTTGTGGGTGACTGTGTCCCACCAGGGTCCAGTAAAACTTTATAG
- the si:dkey-85k7.10 gene encoding endonuclease domain-containing 1 protein, producing the protein MGDQFQSTDEGAQAGVVGDFNHVERCKDSLYMGTPPRGYLSNSFTRICQRYENKPRYVTLYDTHKHIPIYSAYTFKKSDGEKKVDFPWMFEPQLASEKSSSNMEPFPQSSNMHMNFEDTQAVLEDYADVVQYERGQLNPDEHQSDPLDKASTYSLTNVVPQIREFNMGPWAGHQDLIRKRLNNYCRGKAFVVTGVTTSGHTIRRNNLDRVAVPEYMWSAYCCIEFDQNAPYFVRYKFPVFAAYGMNDRVNNHMVEVPLKNLEKFLKGRMDVDKNFQIFYNDCVPDN; encoded by the exons ATGGGAGACCAGTTTCAGAGTACAGATGAG GGGGCCCAGGCAGGAGTGGTGGGGGACTTCAACCATGTGGAGCGCTGCAAGGACTCTCTATACATGGGCACTCCACCCAGAGGCTACCTCAGCAACTCCTTTACGAGGATCTGCCAGAGGTATGAGAATAAACCCCGCTATGTCACCCTGTACGACACCCACAAACACATCCCCATCTATTCGGCCTATACATTCAAAAAGTCCGATGGGGAGAAGAAGGTGGACTTCCCGTGGATGTTTGAGCCCCAG CTGGCCTCAGAAAAAAGCAGCAGTAACATGGAGCCATTCCCCCAATCTTCAAACATGCATATGAACTTTGAGGACACCCAGGCAGTCCTGGAGGACTACGCTGACGTGGTTCAGTACGAGCGTGGCCAGCTAAATCCTGACGAGCATCAGTCTGACCCTCTGGACAAAGCCTCTACCTACAGCTTGACTAACGTGGTACCCCAGATCAGGGAGTTCAACATGGGTCCCTGGGCCGGACACCAGGATCTCATCCGCAAACGTCTCAACAACTACTGCCGTGGCAAAGCCTTCGTGGTCACCGGGGTCACCACCTCCGGGCACACGATCCGTCGCAACAACCTGGACCGGGTGGCTGTACCCGAGTACATGTGGTCGGCCTACTGCTGCATTGAGTTTGACCAAAATGCGCCATACTTTGTGCGCTACAAGTTCCCCGTGTTTGCCGCTTATGGGATGAACGATCGTGTCAACAACCACATGGTGGAAGTTCCTCTCAAGAACCTGGAGAAATTTCTCAAGGGGAGAATGGATGTGGATAAGAACTTCCAGATTTTCTATAATGACTGTGTGCCAGATAACTGA
- the ufsp1 gene encoding ufm1-specific protease 1: MDKKVVAAESEAIDWGGSGAEEGKILKKTKTLSKNVHTGLSNPLPDPVKCSLIKGDYLYFHYGCDGQDDRGWGCGYRTIQTMASWLCHNCFPLQEKQRSPPSLPEVQQALVAMGDKPGSFTCSREWIGTFEASLTLDYFYDVPCKLVHVRGGGAELEHVAVEELHQHFEKHGSPVMMGGDRDNSSKGILGVCTGDKGSYLLVVDPHYYGRPLEKTELQRRGWVAWKRVSSLDQSSFYNLCMPQTAKKSNIN; the protein is encoded by the coding sequence ATGGATAAAAAGGTTGTAGCAGCGGAATCTGAGGCGATTGACTGGGGAGGAAGTGGAGCTGAAGAGGGGAAGATTTTAAAGAAGACCAAAACCTTATCCAAGAATGTCCACACTGGCCTTTCAAATCCACTTCCAGATCCTGTGAAATGTTCTCTGATAAAAGGAGACTATCTCTACTTCCATTATGGCTGTGATGGACAGGATGACCGAGGCTGGGGATGTGGCTACCGCACCATCCAGACAATGGCTTCCTGGCTCTGCCATAACTGCTTTCCACTTCAGGAAAAACAGAGATCTCCACCAAGTCTCCCGGAAGTCCAGCAAGCCTTGGTTGCCATGGGGGACAAACCAGGCTCGTTCACATGCTCCAGGGAGTGGATAGGAACATTTGAAGCCTCCCTGACCCTTGACTATTTCTATGATGTCCCCTGTAAACTGGTACATGTTAGAGGTGGAGGGGCCGAGCTGGAGCATGTTGCAGTGGAAGAGCTCCATCAGCACTTTGAGAAGCATGGGTCTCCAGTCATGATGGGAGGGGACAGGGACAACTCTTCTAAGGGGATATTAGGGGTGTGCACTGGGGACAAGGGGAGCTACCTGCTAGTCGTTGACCCTCACTACTACGGACGTCCGCTGGAGAAGACCGAGCTGCAGAGGCGGGGTTGGGTGGCGTGGAAAAGAGTGTCATCTCTGGATCAGTCCTCATTTTATAATCTGTGTATGCCTCAGACTgccaaaaaaagcaacataaaCTAA
- the LOC114545639 gene encoding zona pellucida sperm-binding protein 3 translates to MATLVKYTIFVSLFVLLLSVCVSLAEKGDAGTRESVGLEIKCGEVEVRITVKSQFFKKKRIPFKPENLRLGANSAQQRSCEAKGPVSGSDMVISAGLHECGTESSVHGEWLVYSNELLLFPAVVPTSTGSMIVRGATTVIPVECHYKRKQTVTGDILTPTWLPMTSTISVFGLLHFSLRTMADDCTSIRSSSVYQQGEAVFLEASVAAPLHPPLTLYVDYCVATLKPDPLSLPSYKFITKHGCLMDSVLPGSSSKFLPREQDNRLCFSVQAFHFNQESGEQMFISCHIRATLKHKSQSHLDKACFFHRPTFSWRATGGDDALCGCCDSDDCFRKMEEENTGHTTLPDTERKHEADTTVGPLHTLPRSYWTGRLSVNH, encoded by the exons atggcCACCCTGGTAAAATATACAATATTCGTCTCGTTATTCGTGCTTTTGCTGTCGGTGTGCGTTTCCTTGGCTGAAAAAGGTGATGCAGGAACTCGTGAAAGCGTCGGACTTGAAATAAAATGCGGAGAAGTCGAAGTGAGAATAACCGTAAAGTCAcagttttttaagaaaaaacgTATTCCGTTCAAACCTGAGAATCTTCGACTTGGAGCGAACTCAGCCCAGCAGAGGTCCTGCGAAGCAAAGGGACCGGTGTCCGGCTCTGACATGGTCATCTCTGCAGGGCTGCATGAATGTGGGACTGAGTCCAGT GTTCATGGTGAGTGGCTTGTGTATTCCAACGAGCTGCTACTGTTTCCTGCTGTGGTTCCCACCTCTACAGGCAGTATGATAGTTAGAGGGGCAACTACTGTCATACCTGTTGAGTGCCATTATAAAAG AAAGCAGACAGTGACTGGAGACATATTAACCCCAACCTGGCTACCTATGACATCCACTATCAGTGTCTTTGGCCTTCTGCACTTCTCCCTTCGTACCATGGCAG ATGACTGTACCTCTATACGTAGTTCCTCAGTGTATCAGCAGGGGGAAGCAGTGTTTTTGGAGGCCAGCGTGGCGGCCCCGCTACACCCTCCTCTCACTCTATATGTGGACTACTGTGTTGCTACTCTGAAGCCTGACCCGCTCTCCTTGCCCAGCTACAAGTTTATCACCAAGCATGG ATGTCTTATGGACAGTGTATTGCCAGGATCTTCATCTAAATTCCTCCCTAGGGAGCAAGATAACAGACTGTGCTTCAGTGTCCAAGCCTTCCACTTCAACCAGGAGTCTGGAGAACAG ATGTTCATCAGCTGCCACATTAGGGCCACTCTGAAACACAAGTCACAAAGCCACCTAGATAAAGCCTGCTTCTTCCATAGGCCCACATTCAG cTGGCGTGCCACAGGGGGAGACGATGCTCTGTGTGGATGCTGTGACTCTGATGACTGCTTTCGAAAGATGGAAGAGGAGAACACTGGACACACAACTCTACCAGATACAG aaagGAAGCATGAGGCGGACACAACAGTTGGGCCACTTCACACCCTGCCACGCTCTTATTGGACAGGCCGCCTGTCAGTCAATCACTAA